The Platichthys flesus chromosome 17, fPlaFle2.1, whole genome shotgun sequence DNA window AGTCATAATGCAAAACAACTGTCGCTCCTAGGTACTCTACAGATCAGGATtttatgtgtaaataaatataaataataaacgtTCGATATATGATTTTTTGTGAATTAATCTACACAGCGTTTAGAAGTAGAGCTACAACCACGAGTCTGttgataaattattttaaaacatgtattGGTTCCAGATGTGAGGatcttctgtgtctctcttcagttgtttaaatactttatatttattctttAGGGTTAAGGTGCCACTTCTAAGTCTCAGGGGATAATTGTTATGAGTATTGTCTGATTTAAACATTCACTGAAGATATAATACGCGTATTACTCCTTATCTGTAACATCCACTCCCTTTTGTAGTTCTTCTAATAATCAATAATCTACTGCCCGTTACACATTACTGCATGATGATCTATTTGATgcatgatgacacacacataactaTAATAGTTAAAACGTGTGACATTAGAATCATTCACTTTTGATAGTTGCTGATTATAGTTACACACTTTAGTTTAGGGGACATTTTTAATGCAGGACTTTTACTTGTAATGGCACATTTTTAGTAATcatacttttactcaagtaaagtgTGAACTTCCACCACCACTGGTTTGTAGACTCTTCATCGAGCTGTCACCTTCATGCACTTATCTCTGTTACACCCCGACAGGTTTGTGCAGAGATGGCAGCTTCCTTACCTCAGAAGCCGGCGATGGCGGGGATGCCCCCTCAGCAGCAGCCCCACCTGCCGCCCGGCGCTGCCTCGGTCCAGGGGCAACAGCCCATGCCCCCCCAGGGAGCCCTGAGAGAGATCTCCCCGGTGTTCCTCTGTCGGATCGGACAGGAGACCGTCCAGGATATTGTAACCCGCACCATGGAGATCTTCCAGATCACCCGAGCCACGCAAGTAATGGATGTTGTCATTTGTCCAAGACTGTCAGCTAGCTTTATATGAAGTTTGAAGTTTTGTATGACATTTAACACTGGACAGTCATAGCTAAAAATGTCCAACTAGTTCTCCCTGCGGTGCTATGACTGATGAgagacattgtgtgtttgtgatgtagCTTCCTAACGGTGTGACTCAGAGTCAGGCGATGTACCAGGACCGCTTTGGGAAGCTGCAGGAACACCTACGGCAGCTGGCCCTGCTCTTCCGAAAGCTCCGGCTCCTGTATGAACGCTGTGTGgagatgacctctgacctgcaggagG harbors:
- the zgc:114119 gene encoding mediator of RNA polymerase II transcription subunit 30-like; amino-acid sequence: MAASLPQKPAMAGMPPQQQPHLPPGAASVQGQQPMPPQGALREISPVFLCRIGQETVQDIVTRTMEIFQITRATQLPNGVTQSQAMYQDRFGKLQEHLRQLALLFRKLRLLYERCVEMTSDLQEGPAELVPYVGDELVTVRVEPCGPVVNQERKQVLEKVRQKNHEMKVLMDQMRNLLWDVNAMLTHRK